Proteins encoded within one genomic window of Acidobacteriota bacterium:
- a CDS encoding ABC transporter substrate-binding protein: protein MKRWAGRPAGILIWVAAWLLTALPVPAQEPGVSDDRILFGQSAAFSGPAQELGISMRLGIQAAFHEVNRAGGIDGRRLELTSLDDAYEPEAAVANTLALIREQEVFALIGAVGTPTSRAAVPVAADANVPYIAPFTGAEFLRDAEWSNVINLRASYNQETEEMVARLTEDMGIKRIAVLFQDDSFGRAGYRGVRAALDRRNMTPVAIGLYPRNTLAVKMALLDINDGDPKAVILIGAYKPLATFISWARFSGLQAVFMNISFVGSNALAKELGSAGAGVYVTQVVPFPTDKSRPIVRDYHRALSAYASGVVPGFISFEGYLAGRLAIAGLKHSGREISRAGFLDGFRQAGMMDLGGFRLRFGDQDNQGSDAVYLTVIGRDGQYRPISSMLEAAP from the coding sequence GTGAAGCGATGGGCCGGCCGGCCGGCCGGCATCCTCATTTGGGTAGCCGCTTGGTTGCTGACAGCATTGCCGGTTCCGGCGCAGGAACCCGGCGTTTCCGACGACCGCATTCTCTTCGGACAGTCCGCCGCTTTCAGCGGTCCTGCCCAGGAGCTGGGTATCAGCATGCGTCTCGGCATCCAGGCCGCCTTCCACGAGGTCAACCGGGCGGGCGGCATCGATGGCCGGCGGCTGGAGTTGACGTCGCTGGACGACGCCTACGAACCGGAGGCCGCCGTCGCCAATACCCTCGCTCTGATCAGGGAACAGGAGGTCTTCGCTCTCATCGGCGCCGTCGGCACACCCACCTCACGCGCGGCCGTACCGGTTGCCGCGGATGCCAACGTGCCATACATTGCCCCGTTTACGGGCGCCGAGTTCCTGCGCGACGCCGAGTGGAGCAACGTCATCAACCTTCGGGCCTCCTACAACCAGGAGACCGAAGAAATGGTAGCCAGGTTGACCGAGGACATGGGAATCAAGCGGATCGCCGTATTGTTCCAGGACGATTCCTTCGGCCGGGCCGGATACCGTGGGGTTCGGGCCGCGCTCGATCGACGGAATATGACGCCGGTGGCCATCGGCCTTTACCCTCGCAATACCCTGGCGGTAAAGATGGCTCTCCTGGACATCAACGACGGGGACCCCAAAGCCGTGATTCTCATCGGCGCGTACAAACCTCTCGCCACATTCATTTCCTGGGCCCGGTTTTCGGGCCTCCAAGCCGTATTCATGAACATCTCCTTCGTCGGCAGCAACGCGTTGGCGAAGGAGCTCGGCTCCGCCGGCGCCGGTGTTTACGTCACTCAGGTCGTGCCCTTCCCCACCGACAAATCGCGTCCCATCGTCCGCGACTACCATCGCGCCCTTTCCGCCTACGCATCCGGCGTGGTTCCCGGGTTCATCTCCTTCGAGGGCTATCTGGCCGGGCGCCTGGCTATTGCCGGCCTGAAGCATTCAGGCCGTGAGATTAGTCGAGCCGGTTTTCTGGACGGTTTTCGCCAAGCCGGGATGATGGACCTCGGCGGGTTCCGGCTTCGTTTCGGCGACCAGGACAACCAGGGATCGGATGCCGTTTATCTGACCGTAATCGGTCGTGACGGTCAATATCGTCCCATCAGCTCAATGCTGGAAGCGGCGCCGTGA
- a CDS encoding ATP-binding protein, which produces MIERLNRLLGSLLQSRFRISTQLYATIGGAVALTIAASLVGWFSFDRVGDLQRRVNELRFPELEAAFGVAQYSAALVAAAPRLTTAETTDDFAQVAASIDEAKTALEAQLAVLERQDSADERFRRIRGHADTLRSNIEAIETDMSAIYELAERSSALRTELGNLQGRLQRVIFPTVDDQFFYTITGHRNLGEPPAPKWQHFSEDQFDRFRHLTDLLADANTATQLLDSAFTVSDAFLIEPLRDKFEASRNRIERSLSALGESELVGQISADFQLLFELGAGEEGCLNLLVRQLRLTARQRDLLAENRGIAIDLVAAVDELVKASQARAAADTQESTQAILAGRILLVAINGLSIVGAVLIAWLIVGRILLRRLALLSQRMRRMAGGELEGKVEIEGRDEVADMAAALEVFRRHALEVQRLNLVEKLAEELRGKNEQLESVLADLRKAQDQIVMREKLAALGELTAGVAHEIKNPLNFVKNFAEASQELMEELQEVLEEEGEKLSKDDRELVEELIQDLTDNLRRIHQHGERANRIVHDMLMMGRGSGEWQVTDVNNLLDEHTRLAYHSARATDPDFQLHMEMSLDPEAGQFEVVPQDMGRVFLNMVGNACYATDQKRRAAVEAGKGFFDYMPTLWVATRRHEDRIEVRIKDNGNGIPPEIVDKIFNPFFTTKPTDQGTGLGLALSNDIVREHGGSIRVETEPGEFTEMIIEVPVMRPVAMEGASG; this is translated from the coding sequence GTGATCGAACGACTGAACCGTTTGCTCGGTAGTCTGCTGCAGAGTCGCTTTCGGATCTCGACGCAGCTCTACGCCACCATCGGAGGCGCCGTCGCCCTGACGATCGCCGCGAGTCTCGTGGGCTGGTTCTCCTTCGACCGCGTGGGCGATCTCCAGCGGCGGGTCAATGAACTTCGGTTCCCGGAATTGGAGGCCGCGTTCGGTGTGGCGCAGTACAGCGCCGCCTTGGTCGCGGCTGCGCCTCGGCTGACCACCGCCGAAACGACCGACGACTTCGCCCAGGTTGCGGCAAGCATCGACGAGGCGAAAACGGCGCTCGAGGCGCAGTTGGCCGTTTTGGAGCGCCAGGATTCGGCCGACGAACGTTTCCGGCGCATTCGCGGTCACGCCGATACCTTGAGATCCAACATCGAGGCCATCGAAACCGACATGTCGGCGATTTACGAATTGGCCGAGCGGAGTTCGGCTCTGCGCACCGAACTCGGGAATCTGCAAGGACGCCTGCAGCGGGTCATTTTTCCGACCGTGGATGACCAATTCTTCTACACCATCACGGGACACCGAAACTTGGGGGAGCCTCCGGCTCCTAAATGGCAACATTTTTCGGAAGATCAGTTCGATCGCTTTCGTCACTTGACCGATCTGCTGGCGGACGCCAATACCGCCACCCAACTTCTGGACAGTGCTTTCACGGTTTCGGACGCCTTCCTGATCGAGCCTTTGCGAGACAAGTTCGAGGCGTCTCGCAATCGCATCGAAAGGAGCCTGTCGGCGCTGGGAGAGTCCGAATTGGTTGGGCAGATCTCCGCCGACTTCCAACTTCTGTTCGAGTTGGGCGCCGGAGAGGAGGGCTGCCTCAATCTGCTGGTCCGCCAATTGAGACTGACCGCTCGGCAGAGAGACCTCTTGGCGGAGAACCGCGGAATCGCCATTGACCTGGTGGCGGCGGTCGACGAGTTGGTGAAAGCGTCTCAGGCGAGAGCGGCGGCCGACACTCAAGAATCCACACAGGCCATTCTGGCGGGCCGAATCCTCCTCGTCGCCATCAACGGACTCAGCATCGTCGGCGCCGTGCTCATCGCCTGGCTGATCGTGGGACGGATACTGCTGCGCCGCCTGGCGCTGTTGTCGCAGCGCATGCGGCGAATGGCCGGGGGAGAACTGGAGGGCAAGGTCGAGATCGAAGGAAGGGACGAGGTGGCCGACATGGCCGCGGCCCTCGAAGTGTTTCGGCGCCACGCGCTGGAGGTCCAGCGTCTGAACCTGGTGGAGAAGCTGGCGGAGGAATTGCGGGGTAAGAACGAACAGTTGGAGAGCGTCCTCGCCGACCTGCGGAAAGCTCAGGATCAGATCGTGATGCGTGAAAAGCTGGCGGCGCTCGGTGAGCTCACCGCGGGCGTCGCCCATGAGATCAAGAATCCTTTGAACTTCGTCAAGAACTTCGCGGAGGCGTCGCAGGAACTCATGGAGGAACTCCAGGAAGTCCTGGAAGAAGAAGGCGAGAAACTGAGTAAGGACGACCGTGAGCTGGTCGAGGAGCTGATTCAGGACCTCACCGACAATCTACGCCGCATCCACCAGCACGGCGAGCGGGCCAACCGGATCGTTCACGACATGCTCATGATGGGCCGTGGCTCGGGCGAATGGCAGGTGACGGACGTCAACAACCTGCTCGACGAGCACACCCGTCTTGCCTACCACAGCGCGAGGGCGACCGATCCGGATTTCCAGCTCCACATGGAGATGAGCCTGGACCCGGAGGCGGGTCAGTTCGAAGTCGTTCCGCAGGACATGGGCCGGGTTTTTCTGAACATGGTGGGCAACGCCTGCTACGCCACCGATCAGAAACGGCGCGCGGCGGTCGAGGCGGGGAAAGGCTTTTTCGACTACATGCCGACTCTGTGGGTCGCCACCCGGCGTCACGAAGACCGGATCGAGGTCCGAATCAAGGACAATGGGAACGGAATTCCGCCTGAGATCGTGGACAAGATCTTCAATCCGTTCTTTACCACGAAACCCACCGACCAGGGAACGGGCCTGGGCCTTGCTCTCTCCAACGACATCGTGCGGGAGCATGGAGGATCCATTCGAGTGGAAACCGAACCCGGCGAGTTCACCGAAATGATTATCGAAGTCCCCGTGATGCGCCCCGTTGCCATGGAAGGGGCTTCCGGGTAG
- a CDS encoding circularly permuted type 2 ATP-grasp protein → MDFRSYDLDARYYDEMFQGDGTPREHFQSLHETLSRLSVEDVGSIQERVTRSFSNEGITFTVYGDEEAEERIIPIDCVPRILSAEEWRWLVTGLKQRLRALNLFLGDIYNQASIIADGVIPVDVVKGCPQYRNEMRGVSVPHGVWVGVCGTDLVRTNDGFYVLEDNLRVPSGVSYMIANRKAVKANFRLLYRNSRVREVEHYGRVLLQTLRELAPRDRSGPCIVLLTPGVYNSAFYEHIFLANEIGAELVEGRDLLVNDGFVYMRTTVGLKRVDVIYRRVDDDFLDPLVFRPDSLLGVPGLIHAFKQGNVALVNAPGTGVADDKSVYAFVPDMIRYYLGEEPLLKNVKTWLCRRPEELEYTLDNLEDLVVKRVGESGGYGMLVGPHSTAEERDAYAKQVRANPADFISQPVLSLSRAPCVIDGRTEPRHVDLRPFVLNGRRIRIVPGAFCRVALRRGSLVVNSSQGGGGKDLWVLED, encoded by the coding sequence ATGGATTTTCGCTCCTACGATCTCGATGCCCGGTACTACGACGAGATGTTCCAGGGGGACGGCACTCCTCGCGAACATTTCCAGTCGCTGCATGAAACCCTGAGCCGTCTGTCGGTCGAGGACGTCGGCAGCATTCAGGAACGGGTCACGCGTTCGTTCTCCAACGAAGGGATCACCTTTACCGTCTACGGCGACGAGGAAGCCGAGGAGCGCATCATTCCCATCGACTGCGTTCCCCGAATCCTGTCCGCCGAGGAATGGCGCTGGCTCGTCACCGGCCTGAAGCAGCGCCTCCGGGCGCTGAACCTGTTTCTGGGCGACATCTACAACCAGGCAAGCATCATCGCGGATGGCGTGATCCCGGTGGACGTGGTGAAGGGCTGTCCCCAGTACCGCAATGAAATGCGGGGAGTTTCGGTGCCCCATGGCGTCTGGGTGGGCGTTTGCGGCACCGATCTGGTGCGTACCAACGACGGTTTCTACGTGTTGGAGGACAACCTGAGGGTCCCCTCGGGAGTTTCCTACATGATCGCCAACCGAAAGGCGGTGAAAGCCAATTTCCGCCTCCTTTATCGAAACTCCCGGGTCAGGGAAGTCGAGCACTATGGAAGGGTCCTGCTCCAGACCCTGCGGGAGCTGGCGCCCAGGGACCGGTCCGGACCCTGCATCGTGTTGCTGACACCCGGTGTCTACAATTCCGCCTTCTACGAGCACATTTTTCTGGCCAACGAGATCGGCGCGGAGCTGGTGGAAGGCCGGGACCTGTTGGTCAATGACGGTTTCGTCTACATGCGCACGACGGTGGGCCTGAAGCGCGTCGACGTGATCTACCGGCGCGTGGACGACGATTTTCTCGATCCCCTGGTCTTTCGTCCCGACTCGCTGCTCGGCGTCCCCGGATTGATTCATGCCTTCAAGCAGGGCAACGTGGCCCTGGTGAACGCTCCCGGCACCGGCGTCGCCGATGACAAGAGCGTCTACGCATTCGTCCCGGATATGATCCGGTACTACTTGGGAGAAGAGCCGCTGCTGAAGAACGTGAAGACTTGGCTATGCCGTCGGCCCGAGGAGCTGGAATATACCCTCGACAACCTGGAGGACCTCGTCGTGAAGCGGGTGGGAGAGTCCGGAGGATACGGCATGCTGGTGGGACCGCACTCGACTGCGGAAGAACGCGATGCCTACGCCAAGCAGGTGCGAGCCAACCCGGCCGATTTCATATCTCAGCCTGTCCTTTCACTCTCGCGTGCGCCTTGTGTGATCGACGGACGGACAGAGCCGCGCCACGTCGATCTTCGCCCGTTTGTTCTCAATGGCCGCCGGATCCGCATCGTCCCCGGAGCGTTCTGCCGCGTGGCGTTGCGCCGGGGCAGCCTGGTGGTGAACTCGAGTCAGGGTGGAGGCGGCAAGGACCTGTGGGTTTTGGAAGATTGA
- a CDS encoding ammonium transporter, translating into MKEGTKMPLHKRLVRGAVGKLLLVAICLLCGTTAAQAAVDDEVLYVFNTFSFMIWGAMVMWMCAGFTMLESGSVRTKNASMICMKNIGLYSIAGLAYYVIGYNLMYADVGSVIGSFKLLYGPSAQDLALVAGEDGAAAAVTGADSKYSTMSDWFFQMVFVATAASIVSGALAERVKMWSFFVFVAVLTAVIYPVVGAWTWGGGWLGEMGFQDFAGSTIVHGTGGWAALAGILIVGPRLGKFRKDGTAKPTPPSNVIVVTLGVFILWFGWFGFNGGSQLALGSAADALAMSHVLVNTNLAAAAGVVTALIVSRPILGRNDLFATLNGAIAGLVAITAGPDIVSHHWSIVIGAIGAILCTAGIKFLERAKIDDVVGAVPAHLFAGIWGTIAVCIAAGGNLGVQLLGILAVGAFVFTTSLILWKVLAMTMSVRVSEQVERLGQDVGELGMEAYPEFVLMPEELDEE; encoded by the coding sequence ATGAAAGAGGGAACGAAGATGCCGTTGCACAAGCGGCTGGTGCGGGGAGCGGTGGGGAAATTGCTGTTGGTGGCGATCTGCCTGCTGTGCGGGACGACGGCGGCGCAGGCGGCGGTGGACGACGAGGTGCTGTACGTGTTCAACACCTTCTCGTTCATGATCTGGGGCGCCATGGTGATGTGGATGTGCGCCGGGTTCACAATGCTGGAGTCCGGATCGGTGCGGACCAAGAACGCCTCCATGATCTGCATGAAGAACATCGGTCTGTACTCGATCGCGGGGTTGGCCTACTACGTGATCGGCTACAACCTGATGTACGCGGACGTGGGGAGCGTGATCGGGTCGTTCAAGCTGCTGTACGGTCCGTCGGCGCAGGATCTGGCGCTGGTGGCGGGCGAGGACGGAGCGGCGGCGGCGGTGACGGGCGCCGACAGCAAGTACTCGACCATGTCGGACTGGTTTTTCCAGATGGTGTTCGTGGCGACGGCGGCGTCGATCGTCTCGGGAGCGCTGGCCGAGCGGGTGAAGATGTGGTCGTTTTTCGTGTTCGTGGCGGTGCTGACGGCGGTGATCTACCCGGTGGTGGGCGCCTGGACGTGGGGCGGCGGCTGGCTGGGGGAGATGGGCTTCCAGGACTTCGCGGGATCGACGATCGTGCACGGCACGGGGGGCTGGGCGGCCTTGGCGGGGATCCTGATCGTGGGGCCGCGTCTGGGCAAGTTCCGCAAGGACGGGACGGCGAAGCCGACGCCGCCGTCGAACGTGATCGTGGTGACGCTGGGGGTGTTCATTCTGTGGTTCGGGTGGTTCGGATTCAACGGCGGGTCGCAGTTGGCGCTGGGGAGCGCGGCGGACGCGCTGGCCATGAGCCACGTGTTGGTGAACACGAACCTGGCGGCGGCGGCCGGGGTGGTGACGGCGCTGATCGTGTCGCGGCCGATCCTGGGGCGCAACGACCTGTTCGCGACGTTGAACGGGGCGATCGCGGGACTGGTGGCGATCACGGCGGGACCGGACATCGTCTCGCACCACTGGTCGATCGTCATCGGGGCGATCGGGGCGATCCTGTGCACGGCGGGGATCAAGTTCCTGGAGCGGGCGAAGATCGACGACGTGGTGGGGGCGGTGCCGGCGCACCTGTTTGCGGGGATCTGGGGCACGATCGCGGTCTGTATCGCGGCGGGCGGCAACCTCGGGGTGCAGTTGTTGGGCATCCTGGCGGTGGGAGCGTTCGTGTTCACGACGTCCCTGATTCTGTGGAAGGTGCTGGCGATGACGATGAGCGTGCGGGTGTCGGAGCAAGTGGAACGGCTGGGACAGGACGTGGGCGAGTTGGGCATGGAAGCCTATCCCGAGTTCGTGCTCATGCCGGAAGAACTGGACGAGGAATAA
- a CDS encoding alpha-E domain-containing protein, with the protein MLSRSAQGLYWMGRYLERAEHLCRLMRLQVEALVDRPTREIHFGWSRIYISLNRNPPGGSLELLWGDEEDPLVDSFTLADSYTLADDLTFERSNSDSIYSCFSMGRENARQMRNRISGEMWSCLNLSYLRLQEMTIEKIWEVSPEDFYVATAHDIDTFTGVAEVTMYRDEGWRFWRLGRAIERVQSSASLFLAQIEAGRRIDPSLGEDWTSLLRFCQAFDAYNRKHSVDVKPDQVLDLLVTDPQLPGSLFRSLDAAVAELDAIGPGPSAHSGAPARRLAGRLRALIHYAWPDREDHESLLQWIGEHCRELHGFVMSAYVDYPIEDSPLR; encoded by the coding sequence TTGCTTTCACGTAGCGCCCAAGGCCTGTACTGGATGGGCCGGTATCTCGAGAGGGCGGAGCATCTCTGCCGCCTGATGCGTTTGCAGGTCGAGGCGTTGGTGGATCGCCCGACTCGGGAAATCCACTTTGGCTGGAGCCGCATTTACATCAGTCTGAACCGGAATCCGCCCGGGGGCAGCCTGGAGCTTCTTTGGGGCGACGAAGAAGACCCGCTGGTCGACTCGTTTACGCTGGCAGATTCCTACACCTTGGCCGACGATCTCACCTTTGAGAGGTCGAATTCCGATTCGATATACAGCTGCTTCTCCATGGGCCGCGAGAACGCCCGCCAGATGCGCAACCGGATCAGCGGCGAAATGTGGAGTTGCCTGAACCTGTCCTATTTGAGGCTCCAGGAGATGACCATCGAGAAGATCTGGGAGGTCTCGCCGGAGGATTTCTACGTCGCCACGGCGCATGACATCGACACCTTCACCGGTGTCGCCGAAGTGACCATGTATCGGGACGAAGGCTGGCGTTTCTGGCGGTTGGGGCGAGCCATCGAGCGGGTCCAATCCTCGGCCTCGTTGTTTCTGGCTCAAATTGAAGCCGGACGGCGGATCGACCCCTCCTTGGGCGAGGACTGGACCAGCCTCCTGCGTTTCTGCCAGGCGTTCGATGCCTACAACCGAAAACACAGCGTCGACGTCAAACCGGATCAGGTCCTGGACTTGCTCGTGACCGATCCGCAACTGCCCGGCTCCCTCTTTCGGTCCCTCGATGCGGCGGTCGCGGAGCTGGACGCCATCGGCCCCGGCCCCAGCGCTCACTCGGGGGCGCCGGCCCGGCGTCTGGCCGGGCGCTTGCGAGCTCTGATCCACTACGCCTGGCCGGACCGGGAGGACCACGAGAGTCTCCTCCAGTGGATCGGGGAGCACTGCCGGGAACTCCATGGTTTTGTCATGTCCGCCTATGTCGACTACCCCATCGAGGACTCTCCTCTTCGCTGA
- a CDS encoding transglutaminase family protein, with translation MTGTVRYEIEHVSRYRYAFPARECVMLLCLKPRSDGGQRLRDFRIETSPPASLTSETDCFGNVRHVLYLHREHDGLEISARSTVEPAVPDPLPGSLGTQAWREILSWGKSADYWDFTRPSALARPSALLDEFVSRTGIERADDPLEGLLRLSRQLHRSFSYVPGSTSAASPIDDILQSGRGVCQDYAHVMITVARSWGIPSRYVSGYLSETGQPGEQAVGNATHAWVECRLPELGWIGFDPTNVSLVDQRHVRIAVGRDYKDVSPTQGVRQGGGETNLEVDVQVIQKDAF, from the coding sequence ATGACCGGGACGGTCCGATATGAGATCGAGCACGTTTCCCGGTACCGGTACGCATTCCCGGCCCGGGAGTGCGTCATGTTGCTCTGTCTGAAACCGCGTAGCGACGGCGGCCAGCGACTCCGGGATTTCAGGATCGAAACCAGTCCACCGGCTTCCCTGACCAGTGAAACGGACTGCTTCGGAAACGTCCGTCACGTTCTCTATCTGCACCGCGAGCACGATGGCCTGGAAATTTCCGCACGGTCGACGGTCGAACCGGCGGTTCCGGATCCTCTTCCCGGGAGTCTCGGCACCCAGGCCTGGCGGGAGATCCTCTCCTGGGGCAAATCTGCGGACTATTGGGACTTCACTCGCCCCAGCGCTCTGGCGCGCCCGTCAGCGCTGCTGGACGAGTTTGTGTCCAGGACCGGTATCGAGCGCGCGGACGATCCTCTCGAGGGGCTGCTTCGCCTCTCCCGCCAGCTTCACCGCAGCTTCAGCTACGTTCCGGGCAGTACGTCGGCGGCATCTCCCATCGACGACATCCTTCAATCGGGCCGCGGGGTCTGTCAGGACTACGCCCACGTCATGATCACCGTCGCCCGGTCCTGGGGCATTCCCTCGCGGTACGTCTCCGGGTACCTGAGCGAAACCGGCCAGCCCGGCGAGCAGGCTGTCGGAAATGCCACCCATGCCTGGGTTGAATGCCGGCTGCCGGAACTGGGTTGGATCGGCTTCGACCCCACCAACGTGAGTCTGGTCGACCAACGGCACGTGCGAATCGCCGTGGGCCGCGACTATAAGGACGTCTCGCCGACCCAAGGTGTCCGCCAGGGAGGCGGAGAGACCAATCTCGAGGTGGATGTACAGGTCATCCAGAAAGATGCGTTCTAA
- a CDS encoding hydantoinase B/oxoprolinase family protein produces the protein MRSKVDPITREIVQNALSSGADEMALALYRTAYSTIVRDCLDYSTSLCNARGEMIAQGVTIPLHLGSVPHAMETLLEKYGRKMEPGDVFIMNDPFGGGMHIPDIYVVKPVFWEGEIVSFAVTTAHHLDLGGRLPGSSACDNTEIFQEGLRIPWLKLHHRGDPDEAIFALLRTNVRVPEKTVGDIRAQVAACNIGEQAVERLIARYGAETLSACGDDLIDYTEELMRAEIASWPDGTSTFVDYMDSDGVGGPRVRFQVTATIEDDTFTADFRGTDPQVRGALNSTRSFTCGAVAVCVRCAMSGDVPNTAGMFRPLNVITEPGTVADVVMPGASSMRGVTGFRMVDTIFGAMAGLLPDRIPAAGEGGNTLVVFGGRHQDRSAYIYYESLTGTWGGRPGMDGNDGLCNPIVVASNIPVEQAEAEYPVRIRRYGLVGDTGGPGKYRGGLAVEREWELLEGETHLAIRSDRRDHLPYGLVSGKPGKGSINVLHRKDGSREVLPVMISTTMRAGEVLYHRQPGGGGWGDPLERSPESVRRDVKNQKVSLRSAREDYAVSLDSEDCRIGERAPGRKPQRRME, from the coding sequence ATGCGTTCTAAGGTCGACCCCATCACTCGTGAAATCGTTCAGAATGCGCTCTCCTCGGGTGCGGACGAGATGGCGCTGGCCCTCTACCGCACCGCGTACTCCACCATCGTAAGGGACTGCCTGGATTACTCCACCTCCCTGTGCAACGCGCGCGGGGAGATGATCGCCCAGGGCGTCACCATACCGCTGCACCTGGGTTCGGTGCCGCACGCCATGGAGACCCTGCTGGAGAAGTACGGCCGGAAGATGGAGCCGGGGGATGTTTTCATCATGAACGATCCCTTCGGCGGGGGAATGCACATTCCCGACATCTACGTGGTGAAACCGGTTTTCTGGGAAGGTGAAATCGTCAGTTTCGCCGTGACGACGGCCCACCATCTGGACCTGGGGGGGAGACTGCCGGGGAGCTCGGCCTGCGACAACACGGAGATATTCCAGGAGGGGCTGCGCATCCCATGGCTCAAGCTCCATCACCGGGGGGATCCGGACGAAGCGATCTTCGCCCTGCTGCGCACCAACGTCCGGGTGCCTGAGAAAACCGTGGGGGACATCCGGGCACAGGTCGCCGCCTGCAATATCGGGGAGCAGGCGGTGGAGCGACTCATCGCTCGCTATGGAGCCGAGACTCTTTCGGCCTGTGGCGACGATCTCATCGACTACACGGAAGAACTCATGCGCGCCGAGATCGCGTCGTGGCCCGACGGAACCAGCACCTTCGTGGACTACATGGACAGCGACGGTGTCGGCGGGCCCCGGGTTCGTTTCCAGGTCACCGCCACCATAGAGGACGACACCTTCACCGCTGATTTCAGAGGGACCGATCCTCAGGTCCGGGGAGCGCTCAATTCGACTCGCTCCTTCACCTGCGGGGCAGTGGCCGTGTGCGTGCGCTGCGCCATGAGCGGGGATGTGCCCAACACGGCGGGGATGTTCCGTCCTCTGAATGTCATCACCGAACCTGGAACCGTTGCGGACGTCGTGATGCCGGGAGCCTCCTCAATGCGGGGCGTCACCGGATTTCGCATGGTCGACACCATCTTCGGAGCCATGGCCGGTCTGCTTCCCGATCGCATCCCGGCCGCCGGAGAGGGTGGAAACACCCTGGTCGTTTTCGGTGGCCGGCACCAGGACCGGTCTGCCTATATCTACTACGAGTCGCTCACCGGCACCTGGGGAGGCCGGCCGGGGATGGATGGCAACGATGGTCTCTGCAATCCCATCGTCGTGGCCAGCAACATCCCGGTGGAGCAGGCGGAAGCCGAATACCCGGTGCGGATTCGGCGGTATGGCCTGGTGGGCGATACCGGAGGACCGGGAAAATACAGGGGAGGGTTGGCCGTGGAACGGGAATGGGAACTGCTGGAGGGCGAAACCCATCTCGCCATACGCTCCGACCGCCGCGATCATTTGCCCTACGGCTTGGTTTCCGGGAAACCGGGAAAAGGCTCGATAAACGTCCTGCACAGAAAGGACGGCAGCCGAGAGGTGCTGCCCGTCATGATCTCGACGACGATGAGAGCGGGTGAAGTTCTTTATCATCGGCAACCTGGGGGCGGCGGGTGGGGAGACCCGTTGGAGCGGTCTCCCGAGTCCGTAAGGCGGGACGTGAAGAACCAGAAGGTTTCGCTCCGGTCGGCCCGGGAAGACTACGCCGTCAGCTTGGATTCGGAGGATTGCCGGATCGGCGAGAGGGCTCCGGGTCGAAAACCGCAGCGCCGAATGGAGTGA